The Flammeovirgaceae bacterium genome contains a region encoding:
- the mraZ gene encoding division/cell wall cluster transcriptional repressor MraZ — MTFFTSEYESKLDAKGRLVLPSRVKAQLPEGDSELVLRRGFERCLILYPMVEFKKVFSKISGLSEFNEEYRTLQRNFFSGTATVELDGNGRFLLPKNMLAYAQIEKDVMLVGMGNKVEIWNPALYEKHLIADPSELSKLAQKYLDQ; from the coding sequence ATGACCTTTTTCACCAGCGAATATGAAAGTAAGCTCGATGCCAAGGGCAGGCTGGTACTGCCTTCGCGTGTAAAAGCCCAGCTGCCCGAAGGCGACAGCGAACTGGTTTTGCGCAGGGGTTTTGAGCGCTGCCTCATACTCTACCCCATGGTGGAATTCAAAAAGGTGTTCTCCAAAATTTCCGGATTGAGCGAGTTTAACGAGGAGTACCGAACCCTCCAGCGCAACTTCTTCAGTGGCACGGCCACGGTTGAACTGGATGGCAACGGCCGCTTTTTACTCCCTAAAAACATGCTCGCCTATGCCCAGATAGAAAAGGATGTGATGCTGGTAGGCATGGGTAACAAAGTGGAGATCTGGAACCCGGCACTATACGAGAAACACCTTATCGCAGACCCAAGTGAGTTGTCGAAACTGGCGCAGAAATACCTGGACCAATAA
- a CDS encoding four helix bundle protein, which translates to MSTRETAKSFRDLIVWQKAHQLVLDVYRKSSLFPKEEVYGLVSQIRRAAVSVAANIAEAFKKRSAKEKLRLLNISQGSLSETEYYLILAEDLGYGDEKSLKANAQEVSRILQSYMKAIKSNS; encoded by the coding sequence ATGAGTACTAGGGAAACTGCAAAATCATTTCGTGACCTGATTGTTTGGCAAAAGGCACATCAGTTGGTTTTAGATGTTTACCGGAAAAGTTCACTTTTTCCTAAAGAAGAAGTTTATGGTTTGGTTTCTCAGATCAGGCGCGCAGCAGTTTCTGTCGCAGCGAACATTGCTGAAGCATTCAAGAAAAGAAGCGCTAAGGAAAAATTGAGACTACTAAATATTAGCCAGGGGTCTTTGTCAGAAACCGAATACTACCTGATACTAGCGGAAGATTTAGGTTATGGCGATGAAAAGTCGCTCAAAGCAAATGCACAAGAGGTGAGCAGGATTTTACAAAGTTATATGAAGGCAATAAAAAGTAATTCTTAA
- a CDS encoding FtsW/RodA/SpoVE family cell cycle protein: MNKLKTWADENLQGDRVIWAVVFILSMISILVVYSSIGTLAYKRSVSPEKYLLTHTLHVFIGLAAMWFAHRVDYRYYSKLSRLALWISVPLLIYTFTNGTTVNDAARWLNIPIINTSFQPSDFASLALIINLASMLSKRQQNIADIKESLIPILFWCGLICGLIALTNMSTAVLLLLTCMLIMFIGRVPMRYLAMLLFVGVLFGALAFKFGMRGGTVINRVNDFIGYVQGTKELPFQAKHAHIAVATGGITGKGPGNSDQRNILPHPYSDFIYAIVIEEYGLIGGVVVLVLYLILLHRGMKAAYNSERAFAGLLSAGLSFDLVCQAMINMGVVVGLGPITGQPLPLISMGGTSMVFTGISLGIILSVSRGERDEMWQQQTEMKDKNVEMKAA; the protein is encoded by the coding sequence ATGAATAAACTAAAAACATGGGCTGACGAAAATCTGCAGGGCGACCGGGTAATCTGGGCGGTGGTTTTCATCTTGTCCATGATCAGCATTTTGGTGGTGTACAGTTCAATCGGCACGCTGGCCTATAAGCGCTCGGTAAGCCCCGAAAAATACCTGCTTACCCACACCCTACACGTGTTTATCGGGCTGGCCGCCATGTGGTTTGCACACCGTGTGGATTACCGCTACTATTCCAAACTTTCGCGGCTAGCGTTGTGGATCAGCGTGCCTTTGCTGATATACACCTTTACAAATGGTACTACCGTAAATGACGCAGCCCGCTGGCTCAACATTCCTATTATCAACACATCGTTTCAGCCGTCCGACTTTGCCAGTCTGGCCCTGATCATCAACCTGGCCAGCATGCTCTCCAAGCGGCAGCAAAACATTGCTGATATAAAGGAATCACTTATACCCATCCTGTTCTGGTGTGGCTTAATCTGCGGGCTGATTGCTCTTACCAACATGTCAACGGCCGTGTTGCTGCTGCTTACCTGCATGCTCATCATGTTTATCGGCAGGGTGCCGATGCGCTACCTGGCCATGCTGCTGTTTGTGGGTGTGTTGTTCGGTGCGTTGGCATTCAAGTTTGGTATGCGTGGCGGCACAGTGATTAATCGGGTGAATGATTTTATCGGATATGTGCAGGGTACAAAAGAACTGCCGTTTCAGGCAAAGCATGCCCACATCGCTGTGGCAACCGGAGGCATTACCGGAAAGGGTCCGGGTAACAGCGACCAGCGCAACATCCTGCCCCATCCGTACTCTGATTTTATCTATGCGATCGTCATCGAAGAATACGGTCTTATTGGTGGTGTGGTTGTATTGGTGTTGTACCTCATCCTGTTGCATCGCGGAATGAAAGCCGCCTACAACAGCGAGCGGGCATTTGCTGGATTGCTGTCGGCCGGATTGAGTTTCGACCTGGTGTGCCAGGCCATGATCAACATGGGAGTGGTGGTGGGCCTCGGCCCGATAACCGGACAACCGCTGCCGCTGATCAGCATGGGTGGAACATCCATGGTGTTTACCGGCATTTCACTCGGTATCATTTTAAGTGTGAGCCGGGGCGAGCGCGATGAAATGTGGCAGCAGCAAACGGAAATGAAAGATAAAAATGTAGAAATGAAGGCAGCGTAG
- a CDS encoding four helix bundle protein: protein MRNYTENIIVKMTFEFALEIMEFSEILREKKRFAFADQVLRSGCSIGANVREAQGAESKADFIHKMKIAFKEAEETEYWLELCDFGRSYPKPGILLNKIEGILKVLNKIISSSKKSNGKGRIKELAN, encoded by the coding sequence ATGAGGAATTACACGGAAAATATAATCGTTAAAATGACGTTCGAATTTGCTCTTGAAATAATGGAGTTTTCCGAAATCCTTCGGGAGAAGAAACGATTTGCCTTCGCTGATCAGGTTTTGCGTTCAGGCTGTTCCATAGGGGCTAATGTGAGGGAAGCACAGGGAGCCGAAAGCAAAGCTGATTTTATTCACAAAATGAAAATTGCGTTTAAAGAGGCTGAAGAAACCGAATATTGGCTGGAGCTATGTGATTTTGGGAGGAGTTATCCAAAACCCGGAATACTGTTGAATAAGATTGAAGGTATTCTTAAAGTTTTGAACAAAATAATTTCATCCTCTAAAAAAAGTAATGGAAAGGGTAGAATTAAGGAATTGGCTAATTGA
- a CDS encoding transpeptidase family protein has translation MNIKQSILLRVRVAFLFVLLFALAVVARIAHVQMIEGDKWAAMGEQISFDYKKVKATRGNIYSDNGSLLATSLPFYKVAFDATLPKEEVFRNGVDSLARQLAAFYKDKNWIDYKRMLIDARESGKQYVVINRKQIDYQDKKLMLTWPIFREGRLKGGVIFEKMDVRYRPFSNLSRRTIGFVNENEKGAGLEYSFNNQLGGKDGYAYYQKIAGGIWKPVFDANNVKAVNGLDIQTTLDINLQDVAETALHKAMAQHRADDGLVVVMEVKTGEVKAISNLSSDGKGNFYEKFNFATGGLFEPGSTFKLVTIIALLEDSNIDLADSIDTGKGETIFYKKYRVRDHEEGGLGKITIREAFEHSSNVAMAKLVDKNFGVRPQRYLDHVERLKLNKPLGLQITGEPAPKFNYPGQKGWSGISLPWMAYGYGIEITPMHTLSLYNAVANNGKMIKPVFVKSVNQADRVKERYQTDVIVSKICSDRTLNKLKQLLEGVVENGTAKNIKGTHYRIAGKTGTAQILENGQYTKKYITSFVGYFPAHSPKYSAMVLIKNPRGWQQYGSNVAAPVFKEIADNIYARDLNIHLAMEKKTYREPGLFPVIRAGNQEELTMLCNELGISNHSKSEESWVRAVKNGDAVNWKTNTVGTGIVPDVMGMTFRDALYLLERAGLMVWYEGTGRVQSQSLLPGARISKGDRVYIKLG, from the coding sequence ATGAATATTAAGCAGTCCATATTGTTACGTGTGCGGGTAGCCTTTTTGTTTGTGCTGCTCTTCGCCCTTGCAGTGGTGGCGCGCATTGCTCACGTGCAGATGATTGAAGGCGATAAGTGGGCCGCCATGGGCGAGCAGATTTCATTTGACTATAAAAAGGTTAAAGCTACACGGGGTAACATTTATTCTGATAACGGTAGCCTGCTGGCTACTTCGCTGCCCTTTTACAAAGTAGCGTTCGATGCCACCCTGCCTAAAGAGGAAGTGTTTCGCAACGGAGTGGATTCGCTGGCGCGTCAACTGGCCGCATTCTATAAAGACAAAAACTGGATCGATTACAAGCGTATGCTCATTGATGCCCGCGAGTCGGGTAAACAATATGTGGTTATTAACCGAAAGCAGATTGATTACCAGGATAAGAAACTGATGCTTACCTGGCCCATCTTCCGCGAAGGCCGGCTAAAGGGGGGTGTCATCTTCGAAAAGATGGATGTGCGTTACCGTCCGTTCTCCAACCTTAGCCGCAGAACCATCGGGTTTGTAAATGAAAATGAGAAAGGTGCCGGCCTGGAATACAGTTTTAACAACCAACTGGGTGGTAAAGACGGCTACGCCTACTACCAGAAAATTGCCGGTGGCATATGGAAGCCTGTGTTTGATGCCAACAATGTTAAGGCGGTTAACGGGTTGGATATTCAAACCACCCTCGACATCAATCTGCAGGATGTAGCCGAAACAGCGCTGCACAAAGCCATGGCACAGCACCGTGCCGATGACGGCCTGGTGGTGGTGATGGAAGTAAAAACCGGAGAAGTGAAGGCCATCAGCAACCTGAGCAGCGATGGTAAAGGCAATTTCTATGAGAAATTCAATTTTGCCACGGGCGGCTTGTTTGAACCGGGTTCAACCTTCAAGCTGGTAACCATAATTGCCCTGCTCGAAGACAGCAATATTGATTTGGCTGACAGCATTGATACCGGTAAGGGTGAAACTATCTTTTATAAAAAGTACCGCGTGCGCGATCATGAAGAAGGCGGGCTTGGTAAAATCACCATCCGTGAGGCGTTCGAACACTCGTCCAATGTGGCGATGGCCAAACTGGTGGATAAGAATTTTGGCGTGCGCCCGCAGCGCTACCTTGATCACGTAGAACGGCTTAAACTCAACAAGCCACTTGGTCTTCAGATTACCGGAGAGCCTGCACCCAAGTTCAACTACCCGGGCCAGAAGGGTTGGAGCGGCATCAGCCTGCCCTGGATGGCCTACGGTTATGGCATTGAGATAACCCCCATGCATACACTTAGCCTGTATAACGCTGTGGCGAACAATGGTAAAATGATTAAACCTGTTTTTGTAAAATCGGTTAACCAGGCCGACCGGGTTAAGGAGCGTTATCAGACGGACGTTATCGTGAGTAAAATATGCTCCGACCGCACGCTGAATAAGTTAAAACAGTTGCTCGAAGGCGTAGTTGAAAACGGCACTGCGAAGAATATTAAAGGAACCCATTACCGCATTGCCGGAAAAACCGGAACGGCCCAGATATTGGAGAATGGCCAGTACACCAAAAAATATATCACTTCGTTTGTCGGGTATTTTCCGGCTCACAGTCCAAAATATTCAGCCATGGTGCTCATCAAGAATCCGCGCGGCTGGCAACAGTACGGCAGCAACGTGGCTGCACCGGTGTTCAAAGAAATAGCCGATAACATTTATGCGCGCGACCTGAACATTCATTTGGCTATGGAAAAGAAAACCTACCGGGAACCGGGCCTGTTTCCGGTTATCCGTGCCGGCAACCAGGAGGAGTTGACGATGCTTTGCAATGAATTGGGAATATCGAATCATTCGAAAAGCGAAGAGTCGTGGGTGCGTGCCGTAAAGAATGGCGATGCCGTTAACTGGAAGACCAATACAGTCGGGACCGGTATTGTACCCGATGTGATGGGGATGACCTTCCGCGATGCGTTGTATTTGCTGGAGCGTGCCGGACTGATGGTTTGGTATGAAGGCACCGGCCGGGTTCAAAGCCAGTCGTTACTGCCGGGTGCGCGGATATCGAAGGGCGATCGTGTTTACATAAAACTGGGATAA
- a CDS encoding IS110 family transposase, whose protein sequence is MPGIGRLTAMMVLTELEDIKRFKSRDSLCNYIGLVPNVSSSSDREHVGDITQRGNKTLRKCFIESAWVAVRTDPALTMKYNQLCSRMKGNKAIIRIARMLVSRLRYVLINKTEYELGVAA, encoded by the coding sequence GTGCCTGGCATAGGCCGGTTAACAGCCATGATGGTGTTGACTGAGTTAGAAGATATCAAACGATTTAAAAGTCGTGATTCATTATGTAACTACATTGGCTTGGTGCCCAATGTTTCCTCATCGAGCGACCGTGAACATGTGGGCGACATCACACAACGAGGCAATAAAACGTTAAGGAAGTGCTTCATCGAAAGTGCCTGGGTTGCAGTACGTACCGATCCGGCATTGACTATGAAGTATAACCAACTATGCAGCCGAATGAAGGGTAATAAAGCCATCATTCGTATTGCCCGGATGTTGGTGAGCCGACTGCGTTATGTGTTGATTAACAAAACGGAATACGAACTTGGCGTAGCCGCTTAA
- the rsmH gene encoding 16S rRNA (cytosine(1402)-N(4))-methyltransferase RsmH, with protein sequence MSYHKPVMVNQCIEALQINPEGTYVDATFGGGGHSLAMLEKIKGGRLIAFDQDEDAAREAEKITHRSFTFCHANFRYLKKFLKLNKVTEVNGILADLGISSHQIDEPTRGFSTRYDGPLDMRMDTNNPVTAADVLNTCSEADLHRILGLYGEIRNARTVAKAIVQGRTIKPLSRTEELKNLLVRYAPIGKENKYFAQVFQALRIEVNNEMQALEDFLHQAGEVLVPGGRLVVLSYHSLEDRMVKNFINKGKTYGEAEKDFFGNVLKPFEAVNRKPVEASEQEIKENKRARSAKLRVAVKL encoded by the coding sequence ATGAGTTATCACAAACCGGTAATGGTAAATCAGTGCATCGAAGCACTGCAGATAAACCCGGAAGGAACATACGTAGATGCCACTTTCGGGGGAGGCGGACATAGCCTGGCCATGCTGGAAAAAATAAAAGGCGGTCGGTTAATCGCCTTCGACCAGGATGAAGATGCCGCGCGTGAGGCAGAAAAAATCACGCACCGTTCTTTCACATTCTGTCATGCCAACTTCAGGTACCTGAAAAAGTTTTTAAAACTCAATAAGGTAACAGAGGTAAACGGCATTCTGGCTGACCTCGGCATTTCATCGCACCAGATTGATGAACCAACCCGTGGCTTTTCAACCCGGTACGATGGCCCCCTGGATATGCGGATGGATACCAACAATCCGGTAACGGCCGCTGATGTGCTGAACACCTGCAGCGAAGCTGATCTACACCGGATACTTGGGCTGTATGGCGAAATACGCAATGCCCGAACGGTGGCCAAAGCCATTGTTCAGGGGCGGACGATAAAGCCATTGAGCCGTACCGAAGAATTGAAAAACCTGCTTGTCCGGTATGCGCCCATAGGCAAGGAAAACAAATACTTCGCCCAGGTGTTTCAGGCGCTGCGCATTGAAGTGAATAACGAGATGCAGGCCCTTGAAGATTTTTTGCACCAGGCGGGCGAAGTGCTGGTACCGGGCGGCAGGCTGGTGGTGTTGTCATACCACTCGCTGGAAGACAGAATGGTGAAGAATTTTATAAACAAAGGAAAAACTTACGGAGAAGCCGAAAAAGATTTTTTCGGAAACGTACTTAAACCCTTCGAAGCCGTAAACCGGAAGCCGGTTGAAGCATCGGAACAAGAGATAAAAGAGAATAAACGTGCACGCAGTGCAAAGTTGAGAGTAGCAGTAAAATTATAA
- a CDS encoding four helix bundle protein, translating to MRDFKKLLIWQKAMEIVNAVYLAVDKFPGEEKFGLRSQVTRSAVSIAANVAEGSAKSSQKEYKYYVETALGSAYELETHMLIVERLGWLSHQDVKDILLMIEEEQRMLSTFLNKIKEK from the coding sequence ATGAGAGACTTTAAGAAGCTACTCATTTGGCAAAAGGCTATGGAAATTGTTAATGCGGTTTATTTGGCAGTTGATAAGTTTCCGGGTGAGGAAAAATTCGGATTGCGTTCGCAGGTAACAAGAAGCGCGGTATCCATCGCGGCTAATGTCGCTGAAGGAAGTGCGAAGAGCAGCCAGAAGGAATATAAATATTATGTAGAAACGGCATTGGGGTCGGCTTATGAATTAGAAACGCATATGCTGATTGTTGAGCGATTAGGCTGGCTTTCACACCAGGATGTAAAGGATATTTTGTTGATGATAGAAGAAGAGCAGCGAATGCTCTCAACGTTCTTGAACAAGATAAAAGAGAAATGA
- a CDS encoding UDP-N-acetylmuramoyl-L-alanyl-D-glutamate--2,6-diaminopimelate ligase, whose amino-acid sequence MPELKDILYNVNITSTYGDMAVGVKGICFDSRKVKKGFLFVAVRGTQSDGHLFIEQAIAGGAIGIVCEKLPDTIHEKNTYVTVKNSARALGIIAANFFGAPSQKLKLVGVTGTNGKTTVATLLYKLFGSLGYRSGLISTVEYKIVDQTLPSTHTTPDPIQLNELLKKMVEAGCTHAFMEVSSHAIDQERIAGLEFTGAIFTNITHDHLDYHKTFENYIKAKKKFFDDLSSRAFALVNADDKRGMVMLQNTKANRKTYGLKKMVDFKGKIISNTLEGLEMEVDGKTVWFKLIGDFNAYNLMAVYAAAVLLGESSDQVLTILSNITGAAGRFELIAPGSKITAIVDYAHTPDALKNVLETIKQFRSGQEQVITVVGCGGNRDRAKRPLMASIAVRLSDKVVLTSDNPRDEEPMDIIREMQTGVGPTDARKTVVIADREEAIKTACLMAKEKDIVLVAGKGHETYQEIKGVKYPFDDREVVERMLKLIVN is encoded by the coding sequence ATGCCTGAACTGAAGGACATATTATATAACGTAAACATCACCTCAACCTATGGCGACATGGCTGTTGGTGTGAAAGGCATTTGCTTTGATTCGCGTAAAGTGAAAAAGGGATTTTTGTTTGTTGCCGTACGAGGCACCCAGTCTGACGGCCACCTGTTTATCGAACAGGCCATTGCCGGTGGTGCCATTGGAATAGTATGTGAAAAACTACCCGATACCATCCATGAAAAAAACACCTACGTCACAGTCAAAAATAGCGCGCGCGCGCTGGGAATTATTGCTGCTAACTTTTTTGGCGCTCCGTCACAAAAACTGAAACTGGTTGGAGTAACGGGCACCAACGGCAAGACTACGGTGGCCACGTTGCTCTATAAACTGTTTGGCTCGTTGGGGTACCGGAGCGGCTTGATTTCAACGGTGGAGTATAAAATTGTTGATCAAACACTCCCGTCAACCCACACTACGCCCGACCCGATTCAGTTAAATGAGTTGCTTAAAAAGATGGTTGAGGCAGGCTGCACACACGCCTTTATGGAAGTGAGTTCGCATGCCATCGACCAGGAGCGGATTGCCGGCCTGGAGTTTACCGGGGCAATCTTTACCAACATTACGCACGATCACCTTGATTACCACAAAACGTTTGAAAACTACATTAAGGCGAAAAAGAAATTTTTTGATGACCTGAGCAGCCGCGCATTCGCCCTGGTTAATGCCGATGATAAACGCGGCATGGTGATGCTGCAGAACACCAAAGCCAACCGGAAAACCTACGGCCTTAAAAAAATGGTTGACTTCAAGGGCAAGATCATCAGCAATACGCTGGAAGGGCTTGAAATGGAAGTTGACGGCAAAACCGTGTGGTTTAAACTGATTGGCGACTTCAACGCGTACAACCTGATGGCCGTGTATGCTGCAGCCGTGTTGCTGGGCGAATCGTCCGACCAGGTGCTCACAATCCTGTCGAACATAACCGGTGCTGCAGGGCGGTTTGAACTCATTGCCCCCGGTTCAAAAATCACCGCTATTGTGGATTACGCCCACACACCCGATGCATTGAAGAATGTGCTGGAAACGATTAAGCAATTCCGGTCAGGGCAGGAGCAGGTAATAACTGTTGTAGGCTGTGGCGGTAACCGCGATCGGGCCAAGCGCCCGCTTATGGCTTCCATTGCGGTGCGGTTAAGCGATAAAGTGGTGCTCACATCAGATAACCCGCGCGATGAAGAGCCGATGGACATTATCCGCGAGATGCAAACCGGTGTCGGGCCAACCGATGCACGAAAAACAGTTGTTATTGCCGACAGGGAAGAGGCTATTAAAACGGCCTGCCTGATGGCCAAGGAAAAGGATATTGTGCTGGTAGCCGGCAAAGGTCATGAAACTTACCAGGAAATAAAAGGAGTGAAGTATCCTTTTGATGACAGGGAAGTGGTTGAACGGATGTTAAAATTAATTGTCAATTAA
- the murD gene encoding UDP-N-acetylmuramoyl-L-alanine--D-glutamate ligase: MSKRLVILGAGESGTGAALLAKTKGFEVFVSDQGTIKDNYRDDLIRNKIDFEEGVHTEAKILNADLIIKSPGIPEKAEMVVRAKQKSIEIIDEIEFGFRFIKGKVIAITGTNGKTTTTLLTYHLMKAAGFSVALAGNVGESLARKIAHGNHDWYVLEISSFQLDGTKTFRPEIAVLLNITPDHLDRYGYEMQNYVNSKFRIIQNMEAGNHFIYYDDDGVISKEINQRKPVVNRIPVSLKAGALPVYASGTTMHFKLGAEVFSIRQEETTLKGPHNLINTMAAVSAVCLAGAKLKLIKEGLKTFRNAPHRLELIATINGVDFVNDSKATNVDSVVYALGSYTQPLIWIAGGIDKGNDYNLIKDDVQKKVKALICLGKDNDKLKKFFTGIVPAVHETQSVSTLVRLALQEAKPGDVVLLSPACASFDLFKNYEDRGEQFRKAVLELKKEVENQLV; this comes from the coding sequence ATGAGCAAGCGGTTAGTTATATTAGGTGCAGGCGAAAGCGGAACAGGGGCAGCCTTGTTGGCAAAGACTAAAGGCTTTGAGGTTTTCGTTTCCGATCAGGGAACCATTAAAGATAACTACCGCGATGATCTGATCAGGAACAAAATTGATTTTGAAGAAGGGGTACACACCGAAGCAAAAATTCTTAATGCCGATTTGATCATAAAGAGCCCGGGTATTCCTGAAAAGGCCGAAATGGTTGTACGGGCAAAACAAAAATCTATCGAGATTATTGATGAAATTGAATTTGGTTTCCGGTTTATCAAAGGAAAGGTAATAGCAATAACCGGTACAAACGGAAAGACCACCACCACCCTGCTTACCTACCACCTGATGAAAGCAGCCGGGTTCAGTGTGGCATTGGCCGGTAATGTGGGCGAGAGCCTGGCCCGTAAAATTGCGCACGGCAACCACGATTGGTACGTGCTCGAAATCAGCAGTTTTCAACTGGATGGCACCAAGACCTTCCGCCCGGAAATTGCCGTACTGTTGAACATCACCCCCGACCACCTGGACCGCTACGGGTATGAAATGCAAAACTACGTCAACTCCAAATTCCGGATCATCCAAAACATGGAAGCCGGCAATCACTTCATCTATTATGACGATGACGGGGTTATTTCTAAAGAAATCAACCAGCGGAAACCGGTGGTAAACCGTATTCCGGTTTCATTGAAAGCAGGAGCCTTGCCGGTTTATGCCAGCGGAACCACCATGCATTTTAAACTCGGTGCCGAGGTGTTTTCCATCCGGCAGGAAGAAACCACACTGAAAGGTCCGCACAACCTTATTAATACCATGGCCGCTGTATCAGCTGTTTGCCTGGCAGGCGCAAAACTTAAGTTAATTAAAGAGGGGCTAAAAACATTCCGCAACGCCCCGCACCGGCTGGAATTAATTGCAACGATCAACGGTGTTGACTTTGTGAACGACTCCAAAGCAACCAATGTAGATTCGGTTGTGTATGCTTTGGGAAGCTACACCCAGCCGCTCATCTGGATTGCCGGTGGTATTGATAAGGGCAATGATTACAACCTCATTAAAGATGACGTGCAGAAAAAAGTAAAAGCGCTCATCTGCCTGGGCAAGGACAACGATAAACTTAAAAAGTTTTTTACCGGCATAGTACCGGCCGTTCATGAAACACAAAGTGTTTCTACGCTGGTGCGGCTTGCGTTGCAGGAAGCTAAACCGGGCGATGTGGTGCTGCTATCTCCGGCCTGTGCCAGTTTCGACCTGTTTAAAAACTATGAAGACCGGGGCGAACAGTTTCGTAAAGCGGTGCTGGAGTTGAAAAAAGAAGTTGAAAACCAATTGGTATGA
- a CDS encoding phospho-N-acetylmuramoyl-pentapeptide-transferase translates to MLYYLFDYLDKQHDLIGAGVFQYISFRAGMAAFLSLLITIFFGKTLIGFLRKKQVGEEIRDLGLEGQLQKKGTPTMGGLIIIAAILLPTLLFAKLDNIYVILLITATVWLGLIGFVDDYIKVFKKDKEGLAGRFKIVGQVGLGLIVGLTLFFHNDVVVREVKPVPSQSRLSESVQDINVDALQEEDGRPYQNVRSTKTTIPFLKNNEFDYAYFLPASLKDFTWIIYVGVVILVITAVSNSANLTDGIDGLAAGTSGIIGLTLAIFAYLSGRVDFSSYLNIMYIPNLSELVIFCTAFVGACLGFLWYNAYPAQVFMGDTGSLTLGGIIAVIALAVRKELLIPVLCGIFFIESLSVIIQVSYFKYTKKKFGEGRRIFLMSPLHHHYQKMNLHESKIVTRFWIVGSLLAIVTLATLKLR, encoded by the coding sequence ATGCTGTACTATCTATTCGATTATCTCGACAAGCAACACGACCTCATCGGGGCGGGTGTGTTCCAGTACATCTCGTTCCGCGCGGGTATGGCAGCATTTCTTTCGTTATTGATCACCATCTTTTTCGGTAAAACACTGATTGGCTTTTTAAGGAAGAAACAAGTTGGTGAAGAAATCCGCGATCTCGGCCTTGAGGGCCAACTGCAGAAAAAGGGAACACCCACCATGGGCGGTCTTATTATCATCGCGGCTATTCTATTGCCCACTTTGCTCTTCGCTAAACTTGATAATATTTATGTCATTCTTCTTATAACAGCTACCGTTTGGCTCGGCCTTATCGGCTTTGTTGATGATTACATCAAGGTTTTTAAAAAAGATAAGGAAGGCCTTGCGGGGCGATTTAAAATTGTCGGGCAGGTTGGCCTTGGGCTTATCGTGGGGTTAACCCTTTTCTTTCATAACGATGTTGTTGTGCGTGAAGTGAAGCCCGTACCATCGCAAAGCCGGCTTTCCGAATCCGTGCAGGATATCAACGTGGATGCGCTGCAGGAAGAAGACGGAAGGCCGTACCAAAATGTTCGGTCAACCAAAACCACCATTCCGTTTTTGAAGAACAACGAATTCGACTACGCTTATTTTCTTCCGGCTTCGCTTAAGGATTTTACGTGGATAATCTATGTGGGTGTTGTCATCCTGGTGATTACGGCAGTGTCCAACAGCGCAAACCTTACCGATGGCATTGACGGCCTGGCGGCCGGCACTTCGGGAATCATCGGGCTAACGCTGGCTATTTTTGCGTACCTCTCCGGCCGGGTCGATTTCTCCAGCTACCTCAACATCATGTACATACCCAACCTGAGCGAGTTGGTGATTTTTTGCACCGCCTTCGTGGGCGCGTGCCTTGGCTTTTTGTGGTATAATGCTTATCCCGCACAGGTTTTCATGGGCGATACCGGCAGCCTTACACTGGGCGGTATCATAGCCGTGATTGCGTTGGCCGTGCGCAAAGAGTTGCTCATCCCGGTGCTGTGTGGAATTTTTTTCATCGAAAGCCTATCGGTGATAATTCAGGTAAGCTATTTCAAGTACACGAAGAAAAAATTCGGTGAAGGCAGGCGTATATTTTTGATGTCACCCCTGCATCATCACTATCAGAAAATGAATCTGCACGAATCCAAAATTGTGACGCGTTTTTGGATTGTGGGCAGCCTGTTGGCAATTGTTACACTGGCAACTTTAAAATTACGATGA